A genomic stretch from Lathyrus oleraceus cultivar Zhongwan6 chromosome 2, CAAS_Psat_ZW6_1.0, whole genome shotgun sequence includes:
- the LOC127121773 gene encoding transcription factor WER, with translation MTSSSLQQKKCNQSNETRNIVLRKGTWSSEEDQLLREYVIKYGIGKWDSLRKKTKLARDGRSCRLRWLNHLNPILKKCSFNEEEGRKLVHLYNEFGPKWSQMILQFPGRTDNELKNFINSKKRSLKNSRKHLLPENINQVDELNNNVGEISNKQNNASQEEETALPTMEFDHQVDVLHGNYLDQNYGDKSIHNFQQFSTLADDSSTCIKNHAVPTLDDRFPSYFQDMEDIVPPFSSSNMFFDQELPPYNLDMDYQLSEERYWDRYLQNPDLSSEEPQYEILEPWLLSQCVPLW, from the exons ATGACATCTTCTTCTTTGCAACAAAAAAAATGCAATCAATCTAATGAAACTAGAAATATTGTGTTAAGAAAAGGAACATGGTCTAGTGAAGAGGATCAATTATTAAGAGAATATGTGATTAAATATGGAATTGGAAAGTGGGATTCTCTAAGAAAGAAAACAAAGCTCGCTCGAGATGGAAGAAGTTGTCGTTTAAGATGGTTAAATCATCTAAATCCAATTTTAAAAAAGTGTTCGTTTAATGAAGAAGAAGGGAGAAAACTTGTTCATCTCTATAATGAATTTGGTCCCAAATGGTCTCAAATGATTTTACAG TTTCCTGGAAGAACCGATAACGAGTTAAAGAATTTTATTAATTCCAAAAAAAGAAGTTTAAAAAATTCTAGAAAGCATCTCCTTCCAGAAAACATAAACCAAGTTGATGAGTTGAATAATAATGTTGGTGAAATTAGTAACAAACAAAATAATGCCTCCCAAGAAGAAGAAACGGCTCTACCAACAATGGAATTTGATCATCAAGTAGATGTTCTACATGGTAACTATCTTGATCAAAATTATGGTGACAAAAGTATCCACAACTTTCAACAATTTTCAACGTTGGCTGATGATTCAAGTACTTGTATCAAAAATCATGCTGTCCCAACATTGGATGATAG GTTTCCTTCATACTTTCAAGATATGGAAGATATCGTTCCACCATTTTCATCAAGTAATATGTTTTTTGATCAAGAGCTTCCTCCATACAATCTAGACATGGATTATCAACTTTCAGAAGAAAGGTATTGGGACCGATATCTTCAAAATCCAGATTTATCATCTGAGGAGCCTCAATATGAGATCTTAGAACCTTGGTTGCTATCTCAATGTGTTCCTCTTTGGTAA
- the LOC127121772 gene encoding uncharacterized protein LOC127121772 has product MSPVFIKFGDSSVVLSNIRNCGAMVGIRGSFRTRHRCIIGTNTSSGSTVRAGCIVDADISFEKSSVQAASSMPTPAQEASSVQVASSMPTSASKKSCVQAASLMPTPAQAASSVQAASSMPTPAQAASSVQAASSMPTPAPTVVPVHATTSEKFSFMPTPTLSHQTMAGPQSINLQTMASPSNLAEEEDVDADEDEAVGQETITPLVPTIDENGKVIIKPSGTGLVPAKEVAGAINYAIRKQFYKPIHHWSALDPDTKADWFKLFGEKVSWDPFDHAFVYSAFEKKGRKRLNDMLGKARRKGTRPSWIGDDAWVELQTYWKKTEFLAVSSQNKTNRASARGGAIHTTGRKAHIDVALQLSRELQRDLRPDELFLKTHKRKNGEWVDSRAASTYKTFKEKFDAELQPTEEGNGEVVQVLDGERVNQLWTEAAGGRNRGRVYGAADLAINLKRGSKSFTQQSQTPQHSMFGMSLEAERAARIRAEQIAEAATTQLQEANEAMRAATEATKAATETAQRMEREMNAWKEFMMKKFDTSTFVSHSHHYDDDLDDQSLDED; this is encoded by the exons ATGAGTCCTGTTTTTATAAAGTTTGGAGAT AGCAGTGTTGTGTTATCAAATATCCGTAACTGCGGCGCTATGGTAGGTATACGTGGCAGCTTTCGGACTCGCCACA GATGCATCATCGGCACCAACACCAGCTCAGGCAGCACCGTCCGTGCAGGTTGCATCGTCGATGCCGACATCAGCTTCGAAAAATCATCTGTGCAGGCTGCATCGTCGATGCCAACACCAGCTCAGGAAGCATCGTCCGTGCAGGTTGCATCATCAATGCCAACATCAGCTTCTAAAAAATCGTGTGTGCAGGCTGCATCGTTGATGCCAACACCAGCTCAGGCAGCATCGTCCGTGCAGGCTGCATCGTCGATGCCAACACCAGCTCAGGCAGCATCGTCTGTGCAGGCTGCATCGTCGATGCCAACACCAGCTCCAACTGTAGTACCTGTTCATGCCACTACCTCTGAGAAATTCAGTTTTATGCCTACTCCAACTTTAAGCCATCAAACAATGGCTGGCCCTCAAAGTATAAACCTTCAAACAATGGCTAGCCCTTCAAATTTGGCAGAGGAGGAAGATGTGGATGCTGATGAGGATGAGGCGGTGGGTCAAGAAACTATTACCCCTCTTGTGCCAACAATAGATGAGAATGGGAAAGTTATTATAAAACCATCTGGTACTGG GCTAGTTCCTGCCAAAGAAGTTGCTGGTGCCATTAATTATGCGATACGCAAACAATTTTATAAACCTATACATCATTGGTCTGCACTCGATCCTGATACGAAAGCTGATTGGTTTAAGTTGTTTGGA gAGAAGGTTTCGTGGGATCCTTTCGATCATGCATTTGTCTATAGCGCATTtgaaaaaaaaggaagaaaacGATTAAACGACATGTTGGGGAAGGCGAGGAGAAAAGGGACTCGACCTTCATGGATTGGTGATGATGCTTGGGTTGAACTTCAAACTTATTGGAAAAAGACCGAGTTTTTGGCCGTGTCTTCTCAAAACAAGACCAATCGAGCTTCCGCAAGAGGCGGAGCAATCCACACCACAGGCCGTAAGGCTCATATTGATGTTGCACTTCAACTT TCACGTGAACTTCAAAGGGATCTGCGTCCCGATGAGTTATTTTTAAAAACACACAAGAGGAAAAATGGTGAATGGGTTGACAGTCGTGCTGCATCTACTTAT AAGACTTTTAAAGAGAAGTTTGATGCAGAACTTCAGCCAACTGAAGAAGGGAATGGAGAGGTTGTTCAAGTGTTAGATGGAGAGCGTGTAAATCAGCTATGGACAGAGGCTGCTGGGGGCCGTAACCGTGGTCGGGTTTATGGCGCTGCAGATTTAGCTATTAATCTAAAACGTGGATCAAAAAGTTTTACCCAACAATCTCAAACTCCTCAACACTCTATGTTTGGGATGTCATTAGAAGCTGAAAGAGCAGCTAGAATTAGAGCTGAACAAATTGCCGAGGCTGCAACGACCCAATTACAAGAGGCTAACGAAGCAATGCGAGCTGCTACCGAGGCTACAAAAGCTGCTACCGAGACTGCACAAAGGATGGAGAGGGAGATGAATGCTTGGAAGGAATTTATGATGAAGAAATTTGACACTTCAACTTTTGTATCACATTCTCATCATTATGATGACGATTTGGATGATCAATCATTAGATGAAGATTGA